One part of the Paenibacillus silvisoli genome encodes these proteins:
- a CDS encoding SDR family NAD(P)-dependent oxidoreductase, whose translation MAHGQAIAIVTGTSRGIGEALALELLLSGYVVFGLSRSESTSVPLNEHERFTHMQGDLSDIAELEKTMEQLWLRLGHEAIEELLLVNNAAMLEPLRPIEQITPAEMAAHIQTSLLAPMALCGSFIRFSKAAVSPIHRKRIVNVTSGLADYSAPSMSLYCSSKAALNMLTGCIADEQRNEPDPVHVVAFDPGMTDTHMQTAARGRDAREFPLRSFFQDSYEQGRLRSPEAVARELLRLLNEPHDGGSVLRAFGT comes from the coding sequence ATGGCACACGGACAAGCAATCGCGATCGTAACCGGCACGTCAAGAGGAATCGGGGAAGCGCTGGCGCTCGAACTGTTGTTGAGCGGCTATGTAGTATTCGGACTATCCCGTTCAGAATCTACGTCCGTTCCGCTCAACGAGCATGAACGGTTTACGCATATGCAAGGCGATTTGTCGGATATCGCGGAGTTGGAAAAAACAATGGAGCAGCTATGGTTGAGGTTAGGCCATGAGGCGATCGAGGAGCTGCTGCTCGTTAATAATGCGGCGATGCTCGAGCCCTTGCGTCCGATCGAGCAAATTACGCCGGCGGAAATGGCAGCGCATATTCAGACGAGCCTGCTGGCGCCGATGGCGCTTTGCGGCAGTTTTATCCGTTTCTCCAAGGCGGCTGTATCGCCGATTCATAGAAAACGCATCGTTAATGTAACGTCCGGCCTCGCCGACTATTCCGCGCCGTCCATGAGTCTGTATTGCAGCAGTAAGGCTGCGCTGAATATGTTGACGGGATGTATCGCGGACGAACAGCGGAACGAGCCGGATCCGGTTCACGTGGTTGCTTTCGACCCCGGCATGACGGATACGCACATGCAGACGGCTGCCCGCGGACGCGATGCGCGCGAATTTCCGCTGCGGTCATTCTTTCAAGACAGCTATGAGCAGGGACGGCTTCGTTCGCCGGAAGCCGTTGCGAGAGAGCTGCTTCGCTTACTGAACGAACCGCATGACGGCGGAAGCGTACTACGTGCTTTCGGGACATAA
- a CDS encoding response regulator transcription factor, producing MTKLLIVDDDPYIRELVSLLLAREGFEIVEAADGQEALAVLEHTQVQLAIIDVMMPNMDGWELCKELRDAAELPVLMLTAKGETSQKVKGFELGADDYLVKPFEPLELVARVKALLKRYKIATSKTVTVGGVILNRSTFAVTVGDEAMTLPLKEFELLFKLASYPGKTFSREQLIEQLWGYDYEGDERTVDVHIKRLREKFPEEQSRFRIQTIRGLGYRLEV from the coding sequence ATGACGAAACTGCTGATCGTTGATGACGATCCCTATATTCGCGAGCTGGTCTCGCTGCTGCTTGCTCGGGAGGGCTTTGAAATCGTGGAAGCCGCCGATGGCCAGGAGGCGCTTGCCGTGCTTGAGCATACGCAGGTGCAGCTTGCCATTATCGATGTGATGATGCCGAACATGGACGGCTGGGAGCTGTGCAAGGAGCTTCGCGATGCGGCCGAGCTGCCTGTTCTCATGCTGACCGCAAAAGGCGAGACGAGCCAAAAGGTAAAAGGCTTCGAGCTTGGAGCGGACGATTACCTCGTTAAGCCGTTCGAGCCGCTCGAGCTCGTTGCGCGGGTGAAAGCGCTGCTGAAACGGTACAAAATCGCCACCTCTAAGACGGTGACCGTCGGCGGCGTCATATTGAATCGCTCAACCTTCGCCGTAACAGTAGGGGACGAGGCGATGACGCTGCCGCTGAAGGAATTCGAGCTGCTGTTCAAGCTGGCCAGCTATCCGGGCAAAACGTTCTCGCGCGAGCAGCTGATCGAACAGCTCTGGGGCTATGATTACGAGGGCGACGAGCGGACCGTCGACGTTCATATAAAGCGGCTCCGGGAGAAGTTTCCCGAAGAACAGAGCCGGTTCCGCATTCAAACGATCCGCGGCCTTGGCTACCGGCTGGAGGTTTGA
- a CDS encoding HAMP domain-containing sensor histidine kinase, producing the protein MAKWKRALLGLAGILLMNAAIYTCYTVAFTIVSYTKERRNHDAVTSALVHDAELIARAVSGVDGSKNTEAWAASLQPIARDQGYRFLVVDSNGHELRIGDWTHAADAAVTKEQVADVLKGKTVKDVNRAHFFAKGEALAGIPVDVGGVKAALFTEREVPILYKGFGQQLFTVFLGFLLLFVVLFMIGKPWKQREGINLYISAIRRMSKGDFSVSIEKPQRMHGDFEKLATSLNDMAAELSHMEQMRQAFISNVSHEIQSPLTSIRGFARVLQQDGLEEEQRQHYAGIIETESVRLSKLSDNLLKLTTLESEKQPLRLKTFRLDQQLRTTILACEPQWTEKQLQLDINLVEELTLNGDEELLSQVWMNLLSNSIKFTPEGGTLSVEAVRKDGGAVVRIADTGIGISEADLPHIFERFFKADKARSRMAGGSGLGLSIAKRIVELHGGSITAASELGAGTAMNVMLPGDEGRTNM; encoded by the coding sequence ATGGCGAAATGGAAACGGGCGCTGCTTGGGCTTGCGGGCATTCTGCTCATGAACGCGGCTATTTACACCTGCTATACGGTTGCTTTTACGATTGTGTCTTATACGAAAGAAAGACGTAATCACGACGCGGTTACATCCGCGCTGGTGCATGATGCCGAGCTGATCGCCAGAGCGGTTTCCGGCGTCGACGGTTCTAAGAACACGGAAGCTTGGGCAGCTTCGCTGCAGCCGATTGCCCGCGATCAAGGCTATCGCTTCCTTGTCGTCGATTCGAACGGACATGAGCTGCGGATCGGAGATTGGACGCATGCGGCCGATGCGGCGGTGACGAAGGAGCAGGTGGCCGATGTTCTGAAAGGGAAGACGGTCAAAGACGTGAACCGGGCGCATTTTTTTGCGAAAGGCGAGGCGTTGGCCGGGATTCCCGTCGATGTCGGCGGCGTGAAGGCCGCGTTGTTCACGGAACGGGAAGTGCCGATCTTGTATAAAGGCTTTGGGCAGCAGCTATTCACGGTGTTTCTCGGTTTTCTGCTGCTGTTCGTCGTTCTGTTTATGATCGGGAAGCCCTGGAAGCAGCGGGAAGGGATCAATCTCTACATTTCGGCCATCCGCCGCATGTCGAAGGGCGATTTCTCCGTCAGCATCGAGAAGCCGCAGCGGATGCACGGCGATTTCGAGAAGCTCGCCACCAGTCTGAACGATATGGCTGCGGAGCTGAGCCATATGGAGCAGATGCGGCAGGCGTTCATTTCGAACGTTTCGCATGAGATTCAATCTCCGCTGACATCCATCCGCGGATTTGCGCGCGTGCTGCAGCAGGACGGACTGGAAGAAGAGCAGCGGCAGCACTATGCCGGCATTATCGAAACCGAGAGCGTGCGGCTTTCCAAGCTGAGCGATAACTTGCTCAAGCTGACGACGCTGGAGTCGGAGAAGCAGCCGCTGCGGTTAAAGACGTTCCGTCTGGATCAGCAGCTTCGAACCACGATTCTGGCTTGCGAACCGCAGTGGACGGAGAAGCAGCTGCAACTGGATATCAATCTCGTAGAGGAGCTTACGTTGAACGGGGACGAGGAGCTGCTGTCCCAAGTATGGATGAACCTGCTGTCGAACAGCATTAAGTTTACGCCGGAGGGCGGTACGTTGTCTGTTGAGGCGGTACGTAAGGACGGAGGGGCGGTTGTGCGGATCGCCGATACCGGCATTGGCATTTCGGAAGCGGATTTGCCGCATATTTTCGAGCGCTTCTTCAAGGCGGACAAAGCGCGCAGCCGGATGGCCGGCGGGAGCGGGCTCGGCTTGTCCATCGCAAAGCGGATCGTCGAGCTGCACGGCGGCTCGATTACGGCAGCCAGCGAGCTGGGCGCTGGGACGGCAATGAACGTAATGCTGCCCGGAGATGAAGGCAGGACAAACATGTAA
- a CDS encoding UDP-N-acetylmuramoyl-tripeptide--D-alanyl-D-alanine ligase translates to MIDDTGFSVSVRSPDTTLYIHGVSIDSRTVKQDQLFIPIVRVDDGHNYVSQAFENGAVASLWQADHVPYPEGLPLIIVKDTLEALHKLAKSYRKQLSSKVVGITGSNGKTTVKDLVASILGTAYKVQKTFGNLNGEYGLPLSLLEVEEDTDIIVLEMGMSQAGEMKILSEIAKPDVAVITMIGVSHLSQLGSREGIAIAKLEILEGLNPCGAIVINGDEPLLTHGIAGKELLETLSVVRFGEAQSNDYYPLIIEQNETGLSFTLNRYSDEIPVSLLGKHNVLNALAAIAVADRFGVAEQGVREGLKQIEMTGMRMERIPSAKGFLIINDAWNASPVSMKAAIETVAVMDGFHRKILILGDMLELGEQENEFHMEIAKSIDPSTFHSVYTIGQLSSIISDTLDSLAFKGETRHFTSKDDLIEVCRQLLAKDDVVLVKGSRGLKLEDICIALSN, encoded by the coding sequence ATGATCGACGATACTGGCTTCTCGGTGTCTGTTCGGTCACCTGACACCACACTCTATATACATGGAGTATCCATAGATTCACGAACAGTAAAACAAGACCAGCTATTTATTCCAATCGTCAGAGTCGATGACGGACACAACTATGTAAGCCAAGCATTTGAAAATGGCGCTGTCGCCTCCTTATGGCAAGCGGACCACGTACCTTATCCGGAAGGACTGCCGCTCATAATTGTGAAGGATACGCTAGAGGCTCTACACAAGCTAGCGAAATCGTATCGCAAACAACTGAGCAGTAAAGTTGTCGGGATAACAGGAAGTAATGGAAAGACGACAGTTAAAGATCTTGTCGCTTCGATTCTGGGCACTGCCTACAAAGTTCAAAAGACTTTCGGGAACTTAAATGGTGAATACGGCCTCCCGTTATCTCTATTGGAAGTCGAAGAAGACACCGACATCATCGTTTTGGAAATGGGCATGAGCCAAGCAGGCGAAATGAAAATCCTATCCGAAATAGCGAAGCCGGATGTGGCAGTCATCACAATGATTGGCGTATCGCATTTGTCGCAACTCGGATCAAGAGAGGGAATAGCGATAGCTAAACTAGAGATTCTGGAAGGACTGAATCCTTGCGGAGCTATTGTCATTAACGGGGATGAACCCTTGCTAACCCATGGAATCGCAGGCAAGGAGCTCCTTGAAACATTGTCGGTTGTCCGATTCGGTGAAGCTCAGTCCAATGATTATTATCCTTTAATCATTGAGCAGAATGAAACGGGGTTATCGTTTACCTTGAATCGGTATAGTGATGAAATACCTGTTTCTTTACTCGGTAAGCACAATGTGCTAAATGCATTAGCAGCCATAGCAGTAGCCGATCGATTTGGCGTAGCGGAACAAGGAGTTCGCGAGGGACTTAAACAGATCGAAATGACCGGCATGAGAATGGAACGTATTCCTTCTGCTAAAGGCTTTTTAATCATTAACGACGCGTGGAACGCTAGCCCGGTATCGATGAAAGCAGCGATTGAGACGGTAGCGGTTATGGACGGCTTTCATAGAAAGATTTTGATTCTTGGCGACATGCTGGAGCTAGGTGAGCAAGAAAACGAATTTCATATGGAAATAGCGAAAAGTATTGATCCTTCCACATTTCATTCCGTTTATACGATTGGTCAGTTAAGCAGCATCATCTCGGATACGCTGGATTCATTGGCATTCAAGGGTGAAACGAGGCATTTTACGTCAAAAGATGATCTTATCGAAGTTTGTAGACAACTATTAGCTAAAGATGATGTTGTCCTCGTAAAAGGGTCGAGAGGACTTAAGTTAGAGGACATTTGTATCGCGTTGAGCAATTAA
- a CDS encoding VOC family protein, translated as MRIHHVKLETKKLEKLREFYVQTLELPLAEDSENAFTVSIGKSRLTFEQPPIEEGEHESPFYHAAFDVPANKIDEAIQWLRAKGVALTLLPNQTYSTYFGSWDATSIYFDDPAGNIIEFIARHALNNSIEQPFTSASFVNISEIGLVVDDVPAMMDDLKRHYKLDSYKGYDSTFAAVGDEEGLFILSARKRIWLGSNRGAAVYRTEVTIEGTSAAATKAVESYPYKIIVL; from the coding sequence ATGCGAATTCATCATGTGAAGCTGGAAACAAAGAAGCTGGAGAAGCTCCGGGAGTTTTACGTTCAAACGCTTGAACTTCCGTTGGCGGAAGATTCGGAGAATGCATTTACGGTGTCGATAGGGAAGTCTCGCTTAACTTTTGAGCAGCCGCCGATAGAAGAGGGTGAACATGAAAGCCCGTTCTATCATGCCGCCTTCGACGTCCCGGCCAACAAAATCGATGAAGCGATCCAATGGCTGCGCGCGAAAGGCGTCGCCTTGACTCTTTTGCCTAATCAGACCTACAGCACCTACTTCGGCTCTTGGGATGCTACATCGATTTACTTCGACGATCCGGCCGGAAACATTATCGAGTTTATTGCCAGACATGCTTTGAACAATAGCATCGAACAGCCGTTTACGAGCGCAAGCTTCGTAAACATCAGCGAAATCGGTCTGGTCGTTGACGATGTTCCGGCCATGATGGACGATTTGAAACGCCATTATAAGCTTGATAGTTATAAAGGTTATGATTCTACGTTTGCTGCGGTCGGGGACGAAGAAGGGCTGTTTATTTTATCCGCACGCAAACGGATTTGGCTCGGATCGAATCGAGGTGCTGCTGTTTACCGGACGGAAGTGACGATTGAAGGCACTTCTGCTGCGGCAACAAAGGCTGTTGAATCCTACCCTTACAAAATCATCGTTCTGTAG
- a CDS encoding Crp/Fnr family transcriptional regulator has product MTGMHSMKNTTATMSSVREPIFSAEQFDLLQSIMQMKAVKDGAHLYWEGDASDSLYYVKQGQVRITKSADNGRTLTLYQHVPGDLFGQLDPFRNSAHGFNAVAMENCQIGIMKHKDIETQLQRNGELAVAFMKWLGLTHRMTQMKLRDLMMFGKAGALCSLLIRLNNTFGKARGGKRVITLKLTNAEMADMIGTTRESVNRLLSDMKKEGIISIEDGFLCIEKLEFLRESCSCEGCPDEICRM; this is encoded by the coding sequence ATGACGGGCATGCATTCGATGAAAAACACGACAGCCACCATGAGCAGCGTGCGCGAGCCGATTTTCTCGGCAGAGCAATTTGACCTTCTCCAAAGCATCATGCAAATGAAAGCCGTGAAAGACGGCGCCCATCTCTATTGGGAAGGCGATGCCTCAGACAGCCTCTATTATGTAAAGCAAGGACAGGTGCGCATTACAAAATCCGCCGATAACGGCCGGACGCTAACGCTCTATCAGCATGTGCCGGGAGATCTGTTCGGACAGCTCGATCCGTTCAGAAACTCCGCGCATGGCTTTAATGCCGTCGCGATGGAGAACTGCCAAATCGGCATCATGAAGCACAAAGACATTGAGACGCAGCTGCAGCGAAACGGCGAGCTGGCTGTCGCGTTTATGAAATGGCTGGGCCTCACGCACCGGATGACGCAGATGAAGCTCCGCGATCTGATGATGTTCGGCAAAGCCGGCGCGCTTTGCTCGCTGCTGATTCGGCTTAACAATACGTTCGGCAAAGCGCGCGGGGGTAAACGAGTCATCACGTTGAAGCTGACGAATGCCGAAATGGCGGATATGATCGGGACGACGCGGGAGAGCGTCAACCGGCTGCTGAGCGATATGAAGAAAGAAGGCATCATTTCGATTGAGGATGGCTTCCTATGCATTGAAAAACTGGAGTTTTTGCGGGAAAGTTGCAGCTGCGAAGGCTGTCCCGACGAAATTTGCCGGATGTAG
- the thrC gene encoding threonine synthase, with product MRAECTACGAELKMNERPMRYQCACGGLLRIVHDFSQVDSERLKRVFDERRGLRNCLYASGVWRYKELIAPELPEREAVTRNEGNTGLYEAEPVRQYVGAIRRLHLKAQSENPSGSFKDNGMAVAVSHGRWLGYTSFACASTGNTSSSLSMYAAILGKQSVVLVPGSEVSPNKVLQTVGYGAEVRTFAGTYDDGIRWLRDHAEEQGCYVCNSINPLRIEGQKSIIFELAHDMNWQLPDWIVLPGGALSNAAALGQGLSDLYALGFIDKLPRVAVIQAEGASPFHRMAARGSQQLVPEPKPSTRASALNIGHPPSWPKALRMLEMTSGVTAAVSDAEIMEAKACIDRSGIGCEPASAAAVSGLRKLVREGIVSRDETAACILTGSMLKDTDALREFHLEGKWRASELASQLMNPIRSLA from the coding sequence ATGAGAGCGGAATGTACGGCATGCGGAGCTGAACTGAAGATGAACGAGAGGCCCATGCGCTATCAATGCGCATGCGGAGGCTTGCTGAGGATCGTACATGATTTCAGTCAAGTGGACTCGGAGCGGCTAAAACGAGTTTTTGATGAGCGGCGCGGGCTGCGGAATTGTCTTTATGCAAGCGGAGTATGGCGGTATAAGGAGCTAATCGCTCCGGAACTGCCGGAGCGCGAGGCTGTTACGAGGAACGAAGGCAATACGGGGTTATATGAAGCGGAACCGGTTCGGCAATATGTCGGCGCCATCCGCCGGCTTCACTTGAAGGCGCAGAGCGAGAACCCGAGCGGCTCCTTCAAGGATAACGGCATGGCCGTCGCCGTTTCGCACGGACGCTGGCTCGGCTATACTTCGTTCGCCTGCGCGTCGACGGGCAATACGTCTTCTTCCCTATCGATGTATGCGGCGATCCTAGGGAAGCAATCGGTTGTACTCGTACCAGGCAGCGAAGTATCGCCGAATAAAGTGCTGCAAACCGTCGGCTATGGCGCAGAGGTTCGCACATTCGCAGGCACTTACGATGACGGCATCCGCTGGCTGCGGGACCATGCCGAGGAGCAGGGCTGCTATGTATGCAATTCGATTAATCCGCTGAGGATCGAAGGCCAGAAGAGCATTATATTCGAGCTTGCGCACGACATGAACTGGCAGCTGCCCGATTGGATCGTGCTGCCTGGCGGCGCGCTCAGCAATGCCGCGGCGCTTGGGCAAGGGCTGAGCGACTTATATGCGCTCGGTTTTATCGATAAGTTGCCGCGCGTGGCCGTAATCCAGGCTGAAGGCGCAAGTCCGTTTCACCGGATGGCCGCTCGCGGTTCGCAGCAGCTCGTCCCGGAGCCGAAGCCGTCGACGCGCGCGTCCGCGCTCAATATCGGCCATCCGCCCAGCTGGCCGAAGGCGCTGCGGATGCTCGAGATGACGAGCGGAGTCACCGCGGCCGTCAGCGACGCGGAGATTATGGAAGCGAAAGCGTGCATCGACCGCAGCGGCATCGGCTGCGAGCCCGCTTCCGCAGCGGCCGTCTCCGGGCTGCGGAAGCTGGTGCGCGAAGGCATCGTGTCGCGGGATGAAACGGCGGCATGCATCCTGACCGGCAGCATGCTGAAGGACACGGACGCGCTGCGCGAATTTCATCTGGAGGGCAAGTGGCGGGCGTCTGAGCTTGCCTCCCAGCTGATGAATCCGATTCGCAGCCTAGCCTAA
- a CDS encoding LysR substrate-binding domain-containing protein translates to MNLYGLIVFHHVAVSGSVTKAADILKISQPAVTAHVRNMANELGLTLLAPKGRGILLTEAGERLAAHAAKLFALQTEISRDIAQFRDGEAGELRMVATSLPANFLLPEQLVSFRVSHPAVKVSMRTMNASDALDALLHYEADVAVIGGGGEMRAGLARTLLMEDELWFVASAAHRFAEQQVPLATLMQEPFIMREPGSAARERLLSLCSVHGVNAPEAAMQVSGVHESLHAVAAGLGVAFVSALEAGRAVSRGELARVWAEEVELRNPIVLYTRKGEALPPVAQHFVDAIAPKAELPA, encoded by the coding sequence ATGAATCTATACGGACTCATTGTTTTTCATCATGTCGCCGTTTCGGGCAGCGTCACGAAGGCGGCCGATATATTGAAGATCAGCCAGCCGGCCGTAACCGCGCATGTACGCAATATGGCAAACGAGCTCGGACTTACGCTGCTAGCGCCTAAAGGCAGGGGAATATTGCTGACGGAAGCGGGCGAGCGGCTGGCCGCCCATGCGGCGAAGCTGTTTGCGCTGCAGACGGAAATTTCCCGCGACATTGCGCAATTCCGAGACGGAGAAGCGGGGGAGCTGCGCATGGTTGCAACCTCGCTGCCCGCGAACTTTTTGCTGCCGGAGCAGCTGGTGTCTTTCCGAGTCAGTCATCCAGCCGTCAAGGTCAGCATGAGGACGATGAATGCGAGCGATGCTTTGGATGCGCTGCTTCATTATGAAGCGGATGTGGCCGTTATCGGGGGCGGCGGAGAAATGCGGGCCGGGCTGGCCCGGACGCTGTTGATGGAGGACGAGCTCTGGTTCGTGGCTTCCGCGGCGCACCGCTTCGCAGAGCAGCAAGTTCCTTTGGCGACGCTCATGCAGGAGCCGTTCATTATGCGCGAGCCGGGCAGCGCTGCGCGTGAGCGGCTGCTGTCGCTGTGCAGCGTACATGGCGTGAACGCGCCGGAAGCGGCTATGCAGGTGAGCGGCGTGCACGAATCGCTCCATGCCGTAGCGGCAGGACTAGGCGTCGCTTTTGTTTCCGCGCTGGAAGCGGGCAGAGCGGTCTCCAGAGGCGAGCTTGCAAGAGTATGGGCGGAAGAAGTCGAGCTTCGGAATCCGATCGTGCTGTATACAAGGAAGGGCGAGGCGCTGCCGCCGGTCGCGCAGCATTTTGTCGATGCGATCGCGCCCAAGGCGGAGCTGCCGGCATGA
- a CDS encoding FMN-dependent NADH-azoreductase — protein MAKVLYITAHPHDHQASFSLAVGKAFIDSYRESHPQDEVVHLDLYNLDIPHIDADVFSGWGKLRSGGDFSSLSAEEQKKVTRLGELVDQFVEADKYVFATPMWNFSYPPIMKAYIDAVCVAGKTFKYTAEGPVGLLPNKSAIHIQARGGVYSQGPAAEMECGHRHLTMIMRFFGITDFKGIFVEGMNAMPDQAPAIKEKAIEEAKKEAKVFGQALAAAKQ, from the coding sequence ATGGCAAAGGTTCTGTACATTACCGCGCATCCGCATGACCATCAAGCTTCGTTTAGTTTAGCTGTCGGCAAAGCCTTCATCGATTCCTACCGCGAGTCGCATCCGCAGGATGAAGTCGTTCATCTGGACTTGTACAATTTGGATATCCCTCATATCGATGCCGATGTGTTCAGCGGCTGGGGCAAGCTGCGAAGCGGAGGAGATTTCAGCTCGCTGTCAGCTGAGGAGCAGAAGAAGGTAACCCGGCTCGGCGAGCTGGTGGATCAGTTTGTAGAGGCGGACAAATACGTCTTCGCGACGCCGATGTGGAACTTCTCGTACCCGCCGATTATGAAAGCCTACATCGACGCGGTTTGCGTAGCCGGCAAAACGTTTAAGTATACGGCAGAGGGACCGGTCGGCCTGCTCCCGAATAAATCGGCCATTCACATTCAAGCCCGGGGCGGCGTTTATTCGCAAGGCCCGGCGGCGGAGATGGAATGCGGCCACCGGCATTTGACGATGATTATGCGCTTCTTCGGCATCACCGACTTCAAAGGCATTTTCGTCGAAGGCATGAACGCGATGCCCGATCAAGCGCCGGCGATCAAAGAGAAGGCAATCGAGGAAGCGAAGAAGGAAGCTAAAGTGTTTGGACAAGCGCTAGCCGCCGCCAAACAATAA